CGACATCCCCGAAGACGACGGGCCCCGCGACGTGCGGCTGCAGGGCGGCCGCGAGCCGACGGCGCAGCCGGTGCACCTCGGCGAAGTCGGCGACCGAGTCCGTCGCGATCGCGAAGGCGATGCGCGGCAGGCGCGGGTCGATGCCGAGCGTCCTCGTCCAGGTGTCGAGCTCGGCGGGGTGCGGCGCCCCCTCGACGACGGCGCGGACGAGCTCGTTCTCGACGCGCCGTCGCGCCGCCTCGATCGAGGTCGAGGTGTCGCGGTAGGAGTCGATCATCTCCTGTGTGAGGAGGTCGAAGGTCGAGATCACGAGGTCGGCGTAGTGGCTGGTGAGCCGCACCGGCCAGGACTGCGAGTCGGAGAACAGGTCGAGGATGATGGTCCGCTCGGCGGAGCGGTAGGCCTGGATGACCGACTCGAGCGGCACGCTCTGGCTGGCGCGGCGGGCGCCGAGCCCGCGCCCCTCCCGCAGCTCCTCGGGACTCGGGGCGGCGCCGCGACGGAGCACCCGGACGGCGAGCAGGAGGTTCTGCCGGACGGAGGGGATGAGCTCCTTCTTGTCGAAGACGTCGGAGGAGTAGCCGGGGTAGCTGCCCCAGATGATGTCGACGGTCCGGGCCGTGAGGAGGTCCACATCCGGCGCGTAGATCAGCTGGGATTGTGAAGACACCACAAGATCGTACGTCGAACGCCGGAGTTCTTCCCTGGATCCGGGAAGTTCGCACATGTGAGCCTGTTCGGCAAGAAGACGACGACGTCATCCAGGAGGCCAGCACATGCCCGCGCGAACCGCACCCGCACCCGACAGGTCCGCGACCGCGTCGATCGCGACCGCCGACCCGGCGGCGCCGCGTCGGCGCCGGCCGCTGGATCTCGGCTGGCTCGTGCCGGCGCTCGTCGGCCTCGTCGTGATCGCGGTCTGGCAGCTCGTCGTGACCGTCTTCGCGATCCCCGCCTACCTGCTGCCGAGCCCCGTGCAGACCGTCGACTCCCTCGTGTCGAATCGCGTCGAGCTGTGGGGCGCGACGCTCGTCACGACGGGGGAGGTCGTGGCCGGCTTCCTCATCGCGGTCGCCGTGAGCGTCCCCATCGCGATGCTCATCGTCTCCTTCCGCTGGTTTGAGCGGATCGTCTACCCCTTCCTCGTGCTCCTCCAGACGGTCCCGAAGATCGCGCTCGCGCCGCTCTTCGTGGTCTGGTTCGGCTTCGGACCGGGGCCCAAGGTCCTCGTGACCTTCCTCATCTGCTTCTTCCCGATCCTGCTCGACACGATCACCGGCCTCCGCTCCTCGAACCCCGACATGGCGAGCCTCGTGCGCACCATGGGCGGCGGACGCTGGGCGGTCTTCAGCAAGGTGCGCCTGCCGAGCGCGCTCCCGCACCTCTTCGCGGGCGTCAAGGTCGCGATCACGCTCGCGGTCGTCGGCGCCGTCGTCGGCGAGTTCGTCGGCGCGACGGAGGGGCTCGGCTACCTGCTGCTGCGCGCGAACGCCAACCTCGACACCCCGCTGCTCTTCGCGAGCATCGTGATCCTCACGATCCTCGGGCTCGCGCTCTACTACCTCGTCTCGCTCATCGAGCGGCTCGTCATCCCGTGGCACGTCTCGCAGCGCTCGGAGACGGCCGTCACCTCGGGGCCGGCGATCTGATCCGCAGACCGCCGCATCCGAGCGCACCCACCGCACCCGCATCCACCCGCACCGCATGAACTCGAAGGAGAGCTCCATGTCCGGCACCCGCCGCATCGCCGCCGCCGCCCTCGCGGCCGGCACCGCCCTCGTCCTCTCGTCCTGCGCCGGCGCGCCCCAGGGCCAGGGCCCGGGCGGCACGACCGAGGACGGCCTCGACCGGCTGCCCATCCGCCTCAACTGGACCTACGAGGCCGCCGACCACCCGTGGTTCTTCGCCGGCATGGTGCAGGGCATCTACGCCGAGCACGGCATCGAGCTCGACCCGCTCGAGGGCACCGGCTCCGCCTCCACCCTCCAGCTCGTCGCCTCCGGCAGCGACCCGGTCGGCCTCGTCGACGCGGGCACCATGATGGGCGGCGTCGCGAAGGGCCTGCCGGTGCAGATGGCCTGCGTGCTCGCGCAGAAGAACCCGATGGCGGCGATCTTCCCCGCGGATGCCGGCATCTCCTCGATCGACGACCTCCGCGGCGAGACCGTCGCGGTCACGCCCGGCGACTCGCTCTCGCAGATCTTCCCCGCGGTCCTCTCCGCGAACGGCATGACCGAGAAGGACCTCGACCTCGTCGGCCTCTCCGACCCGGCCGCGAAGCAGAACTCGGTCCTCACGGGCGCCTCGACGGCCTTCCTCGGCTACTACACGCTGCAGCTGCCGGCCCTCGAGATCTCCTCCGGCGAGGAGATGGACTACCTCTCCTTCTCGGAGCTCGGCGTCGACACCCTGAGCATGGGCATCGTCGTGAACACCGCCTGGGCCGCGCA
The Homoserinibacter sp. YIM 151385 DNA segment above includes these coding regions:
- a CDS encoding PucR family transcriptional regulator produces the protein MSSQSQLIYAPDVDLLTARTVDIIWGSYPGYSSDVFDKKELIPSVRQNLLLAVRVLRRGAAPSPEELREGRGLGARRASQSVPLESVIQAYRSAERTIILDLFSDSQSWPVRLTSHYADLVISTFDLLTQEMIDSYRDTSTSIEAARRRVENELVRAVVEGAPHPAELDTWTRTLGIDPRLPRIAFAIATDSVADFAEVHRLRRRLAAALQPHVAGPVVFGDVGELTVGLASPRRAADFPAALERAVRQQELEGRLVIGVGGAASDLRAAAESCRQAIETAGVAGGRPGGASVTHYADVLVDVLLSSRPQVADELAASRLGELDRHPHLVETLEALIAHDLSQSAAARALFVHVNTVAHRLRRIHELTGYDPLRLDDLVSMAIALRWRGRGKASTAGAAGTGHDGGGAA
- a CDS encoding ABC transporter permease, with translation MPARTAPAPDRSATASIATADPAAPRRRRPLDLGWLVPALVGLVVIAVWQLVVTVFAIPAYLLPSPVQTVDSLVSNRVELWGATLVTTGEVVAGFLIAVAVSVPIAMLIVSFRWFERIVYPFLVLLQTVPKIALAPLFVVWFGFGPGPKVLVTFLICFFPILLDTITGLRSSNPDMASLVRTMGGGRWAVFSKVRLPSALPHLFAGVKVAITLAVVGAVVGEFVGATEGLGYLLLRANANLDTPLLFASIVILTILGLALYYLVSLIERLVIPWHVSQRSETAVTSGPAI
- a CDS encoding ABC transporter substrate-binding protein; amino-acid sequence: MSGTRRIAAAALAAGTALVLSSCAGAPQGQGPGGTTEDGLDRLPIRLNWTYEAADHPWFFAGMVQGIYAEHGIELDPLEGTGSASTLQLVASGSDPVGLVDAGTMMGGVAKGLPVQMACVLAQKNPMAAIFPADAGISSIDDLRGETVAVTPGDSLSQIFPAVLSANGMTEKDLDLVGLSDPAAKQNSVLTGASTAFLGYYTLQLPALEISSGEEMDYLSFSELGVDTLSMGIVVNTAWAAQNEDLLTRFIQATQESAEYVAENQEAAADDFVEGVPGFDRDLALTQIEATVPLLHTEASEGLPVCETTEEDWQATEEILAEYSGLTPAESVDAYYTNDYATAE